TCCAATACAGCCCCAAAAACAAGGGGCGAAATTAAGGATCCCAACTGCCAAATCGCATTGGATAATCCTGAAGCCGTACCAATCATGCTCTGAGGTACTAAATCGCCCACTATAATATATAACAATGGGCTATATATGAAAGCAGTAATTCCTACCAGCGGCATCAGAACATAGAGCATTTCTACGCTTCTATTCATGCCAAAGAACAGATATTTGATTTTCCCCTGAAAATAATCGGCCAAAATACCTGCCATAGGTTTGCATATCAATGCGGCAAGACCATACACAGACATGATGCTTCCCGCCTGCACCAAGGATATTTTTAGGCCCTTAACCAGATAGGAATTAGCCCAAGTCGCAACACCCCAGGTTCCCCACATTGCACAAAACC
The genomic region above belongs to Pelorhabdus rhamnosifermentans and contains:
- a CDS encoding MFS transporter produces the protein MIFGIAGFCAMWGTWGVATWANSYLVKGLKISLVQAGSIMSVYGLAALICKPMAGILADYFQGKIKYLFFGMNRSVEMLYVLMPLVGITAFIYSPLLYIIVGDLVPQSMIGTASGLSNAIWQLGSLISPLVFGAVLDATNSYFYGFVALALGPILGAFLVLLIKVKK